In the genome of Xenopus laevis strain J_2021 chromosome 1S, Xenopus_laevis_v10.1, whole genome shotgun sequence, one region contains:
- the cisd2.S gene encoding CDGSH iron-sulfur domain-containing protein 2B, which translates to MMLESLARVFKVQLPAYLKRLPIPDSIAGFIRLTVLEWLRLLPFLGVLALLGYLAIRPFLPKKKQQKDSLINLKIQKENPKVVNEINIEDLHLAKAAYCRCWRSKTFPVCDGSHNKHNELTGDNVGPLILKKKEV; encoded by the exons ATGATGTTAGAGAGCTTAGCCCGGGTGTTTAAGGTGCAGCTGCCCGCATACCTGAAGAGGTTACCCATACCAGACAGCATTGCGGGCTTTATCCGCTTAACAG TTTTAGAATGGCTGAGATTGTTACCATTCCTTGGTGTCCTAGCACTGCTTGGATACCTTGCTATTCGACCATTCCTACCCAAgaagaagcagcaaaaagacaGTTTAATTAATCTCAAGATCCAGAAGGAGAATCCAAAGGTTGTAAATGAGATAAACATAGAGGATCTGCACTTAGCCAAGGCTGCCTATTGTCGGTGTTGGCGCTCTAAGACT TTTCCTGTTTGTGATGGATCTCATAACAAGCACAACGAGCTCACGGGGGACAACGTGGGTCCATTGATTCTCAAAAAGAAAGAAGTATAA